The window ATCTACTCCGATGCCATCGCCAAAATGCATTATGCGGATTGCCCCGGCATCCCGACCTGGATGCCGCCGCACGAGTGGTATCGCGGGCCGGAAGCGGCCAAGTATCCGCTGTCGCTCAATACCGCGCACCCGACCAATCGGCTGCATTCCCAGCTCGACAATACGCCGCTGCGCAAGAAATACGCGGTGGCGGATCGTGAGGCGATCTTGATCCACCCGCAGGACGCGCAGCCGCGCGGCATCACCGGCGGCGATCTGGTGCGGGCGTTTAACGATCGCGGCCAGATCCTGGTGGGGGCGGTGGTCAGCGAAGACGTGCGGCCCGGCGTGGTGCGCATCAGCGAAGGCGCCTGGTTCGATCCGGCCGATCCGGCGCAGCCCGGCTCGCTGTGCAAGAACGGCAACGTCAACTGCCTGACCTTCGACATCGGCTCTTCCAGCCTGGCGCAGGGCAACTGCGGGCAGATGGCGCAGCTGCAGATCGAGAAATATCAGGGGCCGGCGCTGAAAAATACCGCACACGCGGTGCCGCAAGGCGCCTGATTTACCGGCAAGCAAGGGGGCGCGGCGCGCCCCTGTTTTCTCGTCGCCGCGCGACAGAGTCGCTTACTCTGCGCCGAGGGATAGCGGTTTGCGTTTCATTTCAACGGGCGTATGATGCGCGCGAGCTCCCTTTTTCGACGAATTATCAACCGCCATGCCAACTTCATCCGCAGTAACGCGACGCACGCCCGATCTCACTTCGCTGGCCTTTTTGGCGGTGGCCTTCCTAACCGGTATCGCCGGCGCGTTGCAAACCCCGACGCTGAGCCTGTTTCTGGAAACCGAAGTCAAGGTGCGGCCGGCGCTGGTCGGGCTATTCTTTACCGGCAGCGCGGTGATCGGCATTCTGGTCAGCCAGTTTCTCGCCGGCCGTTCGGATAAAAAAGGCGACCGCAAATCACTGATCTTCCTCTGCTGCATGCTGGGCGCGTTGGGATTCACCCTGTTCGCCTGGAGCCGCAACTATTACCTGCTGCTGCTCGTCGGCGTGCTGCTCACCAGCTTCGGCTCCACCGCTAACCCGCAAATGTTCGCGCTGGCGCGCGAACACGCCGATCGTACCGGGCGCGAGGCGGTGATGTTCACCTCTATCATGCGCGCCCAGGTCTCGCTCGCCTGGGTAATCGGCCCGCCGATCGCCTTCGCGCTGGCGCTGGGATTCGGCTTCAAGACCCTGTATCTGGCGGGCGCGGCGGCCTTTGTGTTGTGCGGCCTGCTGGTGTGGCAGCGGTTGCCTTCGATGCCGAAAGCCGTCGCGACGGGCGCCCCGCTGGCCGCGCCGCGCCAGCATCGCCGCGATGCGCTGCTGCTGTTCGCCGCCTGCACCCTGATGTGGACCGCCAACAGCATGTACCTGATCACTATGCCGCTGTATGTGGTGCACGAACTGCGGCTGCCGGAGCGGCTGGCCGGGATATTGATGGGCGCCGCCGCCGGGCTGGAGATCCCGATCATGCTGCTCGCCGGGCTGGCGGCGAACCGCTGCGGCAAGCGTTTCCTGATGCGCGTGGCGGTGGCCGCCGGCGTGCTGTTCTACGCTGGTCTGCTGCTTATCACCGGCAGTGGGCAACTCATCGCTCTGCAGCTGCTGAATGCGGCGTTTATCGGCGTGCTGGCGGGGATCGGCATGCTCTATTTCCAGGATTTGATGCCCGGTCAGGCCGGCACGGCCACCACGCTGTTCACCAATACCATTCGGGTGGGTTGGATCATCGCCGGCGCCCTCGCCGGCGCGGTGGCGGAAATCTGGAGCTACCATGCGGTGTTTTACGCCGCGCTGGCGATGGCGGCAGGCGCGACGCTGTGTCTGTGGCGGTTGAAAGACGCTTAAGGCGCGGTGTCCGCTTCCAGCCTGGCGAGATAAATCAGCGCCTGATCGCGGTGATCGTGGCACATGTCGCGGCTCGGCTGCAGGCTGCCGCACACCTTCGGCCGCAGCGGCGAATGAAACAGGCCGCAGCGCAGCCGCTCATCCAGATGAATGCAGCGGGTATTGGCGGGCTTGCCGTTTGGCATGCCGGGGATCGGGCTGGATATTGACGGCGCGATACAGCAGGCGCCGCAGTCGCTGCGACAGTCCATCAGCGCTACTCCTGGCGGGCTGGGGAAAAGAAGCGCGACAATAGCAGCCGCGTGCGGCCGCCGCCAGCAGAATCCCTGCGCCTTGCCGATCTTTACACTCGTCCCGCAACCGTCTTACCCCGGCCGATTCGCCGCATGGCGAATAAACGCCCAAAAAGCCGCAATTTAAAGACAAAAACGCGTGAAGCGTGCAATTCCTACGCTTTACATGCGCCATACACACATGTACCATTGAGCTAGTACAAAAGAACCTCTTCCCTCAGGAGCACGCATGTCTACGGACACCATCCAGAAGCTGGCCCGCCCTTCCGTCCTCGGCGGCGCGATGATCATTGCCGGAACCGCCGTTGGCGCCGGCATGTTTTCCATTCCGATCGTCACTTCCGGTGTCTGGTTCAGCGGCTCCGTCGCGCTGCTGGTGTATACCTGGGCCTGCATGCTGCTTTCCGGCCTGATGATCCTCGAAGCCACGCTGCACTACCCGAGCGGCGCCAGCTTCAACACCATGGTCAAGGATCTGCTGGGCAAAGGCTGGAACGCCGTGAACGGCCTGTCGGTGGCGTTCGTGCTGTACATCCTGACCTACGCCTATATCTCGGCCGGCGGCTCGATCATCGCGCACACGCTGGAGGGCATCGTCGGCGTCGGCCAGACCACCGCCGGCCTGGTGTTCGCGCTGGTCGTGGCGTTTATCGTCTGGCTCTCCACCCGCGCGGTCGACCGCCTGAGCACCATTCTGATCGGCGGTATGGTGATCACCTTCGTGATGTCGGTGGGCGACATGTTTACCCACGTGCAGCCCGCGGTGCTGTTCAACACCGGCGATGACCAGGCCAGCTATCTGCCTTACGCCCTGGCGGCGCTGCCTTACCTGCTGACCTCATTCGGCTACCACGGCAACATTCCCGGGCTGGTGAAGTACTACCGCAAGGACAGCGGCTCCGTGGTGCGCAGCCTGGTGTACGGCACCCTGCTGGCATTGGCGATCTACATCCTGTGGCAGTATGTGATCCAGGGCAATATCGCGCGCGACGCCTTTAAGCAGGTGATCGCCGAGGGCGGCAACATCGGCAGCCTGCTCAAGCAAATGGGCAACGTCTCCAGCAGCCAAACCGTCAGCCAACTGCTGAACGCCTTCTCCTATATGGCGCTGGCCAGCTCGTTCCTCGGCGTGTCGCTGGGCCTGTTCGACTACCTGGCGGACTTCTGCAAGTTCAAGGACGACGCCGTCGGGCGCAGCAAGACCGCGCTGGTGACCTTTGTGCCGCCGACCCTGGCCGCGCTGCTGTTCCCGAACGGTTTCCTGTACGCCATCGGCTTCGCCGGGCTGGCGGCCACCGTCTGGGCGGTGATCGTGCCGGCGCTGATGGCGCGCGCCAGCCGCCGCCGCTATCCGCAGGCCGGTTACCGCGCGCCGGGCGGCAACGGCGTGATCCTGTTCGTCATCCTGTTCGGGTTGATCAACGCCGCCGCGCATATTCTGTCGCTGTTCGGCCTGCTGCCGGTCTTCCGGTAATCCTCGAAGGGAGAGCGCCTGCTCTCCCTTTCCCGCACTGTTTTTACGCCGGGCTATTGCCTGAAATCGGCGGCGCGAGTACCTTGTCGCAACTTCTCTAATACTCTTCATTGCGGATGAATTGAAATGGCAAGAGCTAACGAAATTAAGCGCGGCATGGCGATCAGCTACAACGGCAAGCTGCTGCTGGTAAAAGATATCGACGTGCAGAGCCCGAGCGCCCGCGGCGCCAGCACCCTGTACAAAATGCGCTTCTCCGACGTGCGCACCGGCCTGAAAGTGGAAGAACGCTTCAAGGGCGACGATATCCTGGACACCATTTCCCTGTCGCGCCGCAAGGTGAACTTCTCCTATATCGACGGCGAAGAATACGTGTTCATGGATGACGAAGATTACACGCCGTACATCTTCAAGAAAGACCAGATCGAAGACGAGCTGCTGTTCATTCCGGAAGGCGGCCTGCCGGGCATGCAGGTGCTGACGCTGGATGGCCAGGTGCTGGCGCTGGAGCTGCCGCAGACCGTGGATATGGAAATCGTCGAGACCGCGCCGGGCATCAAAGGCGCTTCCGCCAGCGCCCGCAACAAACCGGCCACCATGGCGACCGGTCTGGTGATCCATGTGCCGGAATACCTCAGCGCCGGCGACAAGATCCGCATTCATATCGCCGAACGCCGCTACATGAGCCGCGCCGACTAGTCGCGCCAGCGGGGCCGATGCTCGGCCCCGTTTCATTTTCCGCTACGGCAATTCCGGGAAAAAGCGCCGCTTGAGCGCCAGCTCGACGCCGCGCAGCTCCGCCAGCCCTTTCAACCGCCCGATGGCCGAATAGCCCGGATTGGTTTTCTTTTTCAAATCGTCCAGCATCTGATGCCCATGATCGGGGCGCATCGGGATCGGCCGCCGATCGCCCGCCCGCTGCCGACGCAGTTCTTCGGTCAGGATCGCTTCGATCACCGCCACCATGTCCACATCGCCCTGCAGATGCGCCCCCTCGTGGAAGCTTTTCGGGTTTTCCTCGCGGCAGGTGGCGCGCAGGTGGGTAAAGTGAATGCGATCGCCGAAGGTTTCAATCATCCGCACCAGATCGTTGTCGGCGCGCACGCCGTAGGAACCGGTGCACAGGGTGAAGCCGTTATGAATGCTGTCGACGGTCTGCTTCAGCCACTGCATGTCTTCAATCGTGGAGACGATGCGCGGCAGGCCGAGGATCGGCCGCGGCGGATCGTCGGGATGCACCGCCAGCCGGATGCCGGCCTCTTCCGCCACCGGCACGATGGCGCGCAGAAAGACCGCCATGTTTTCGCGCAGCTGCGCCTTGTCGATGCCGTCGTATTCCGCCAGACGGCGGCGGAACTGCTCCAACGTATAACCTTCTTCCGCCCCAGGCAGCCCGGCGATGATATTGCCCGTCAGCGTGGCTTTCTCCTCCTCGCTCATGGCGGCGAAATAGGCCGCCGCCTGACTGCGCTCTTGCGGCGTATAGTCGGCCTCGGCGCCGGCGCGCTGCAGGATATGCAGCTCGAACGCAGCGAAGGCGATCTGATCGAAACGCAGCGCTTTGGCGCCGTTCGGCAGCGGATAGGCCAGATCGGTGCGCGTCCAGTCGAGGATCGGCATGAAGTTGTAGCAGACGGTGTCGATGCCGCAGGCCGCCAGATTGCGCAGTGACT of the Serratia marcescens subsp. marcescens ATCC 13880 genome contains:
- a CDS encoding sugar efflux transporter, whose protein sequence is MPTSSAVTRRTPDLTSLAFLAVAFLTGIAGALQTPTLSLFLETEVKVRPALVGLFFTGSAVIGILVSQFLAGRSDKKGDRKSLIFLCCMLGALGFTLFAWSRNYYLLLLVGVLLTSFGSTANPQMFALAREHADRTGREAVMFTSIMRAQVSLAWVIGPPIAFALALGFGFKTLYLAGAAAFVLCGLLVWQRLPSMPKAVATGAPLAAPRQHRRDALLLFAACTLMWTANSMYLITMPLYVVHELRLPERLAGILMGAAAGLEIPIMLLAGLAANRCGKRFLMRVAVAAGVLFYAGLLLITGSGQLIALQLLNAAFIGVLAGIGMLYFQDLMPGQAGTATTLFTNTIRVGWIIAGALAGAVAEIWSYHAVFYAALAMAAGATLCLWRLKDA
- a CDS encoding YkgJ family cysteine cluster protein, with protein sequence MDCRSDCGACCIAPSISSPIPGMPNGKPANTRCIHLDERLRCGLFHSPLRPKVCGSLQPSRDMCHDHRDQALIYLARLEADTAP
- the yeiP gene encoding elongation factor P-like protein YeiP is translated as MARANEIKRGMAISYNGKLLLVKDIDVQSPSARGASTLYKMRFSDVRTGLKVEERFKGDDILDTISLSRRKVNFSYIDGEEYVFMDDEDYTPYIFKKDQIEDELLFIPEGGLPGMQVLTLDGQVLALELPQTVDMEIVETAPGIKGASASARNKPATMATGLVIHVPEYLSAGDKIRIHIAERRYMSRAD
- the uxuA gene encoding mannonate dehydratase, which gives rise to MEQTWRWYGPNDPVSLDDVRQAGATGVVTALHHIANGEVWPIDEIRARQALLAEKGLVWSVVESVPVHEAIKTHSGDWRRYIANYQQSLRNLAACGIDTVCYNFMPILDWTRTDLAYPLPNGAKALRFDQIAFAAFELHILQRAGAEADYTPQERSQAAAYFAAMSEEEKATLTGNIIAGLPGAEEGYTLEQFRRRLAEYDGIDKAQLRENMAVFLRAIVPVAEEAGIRLAVHPDDPPRPILGLPRIVSTIEDMQWLKQTVDSIHNGFTLCTGSYGVRADNDLVRMIETFGDRIHFTHLRATCREENPKSFHEGAHLQGDVDMVAVIEAILTEELRRQRAGDRRPIPMRPDHGHQMLDDLKKKTNPGYSAIGRLKGLAELRGVELALKRRFFPELP
- the mtr gene encoding tryptophan permease, translated to MSTDTIQKLARPSVLGGAMIIAGTAVGAGMFSIPIVTSGVWFSGSVALLVYTWACMLLSGLMILEATLHYPSGASFNTMVKDLLGKGWNAVNGLSVAFVLYILTYAYISAGGSIIAHTLEGIVGVGQTTAGLVFALVVAFIVWLSTRAVDRLSTILIGGMVITFVMSVGDMFTHVQPAVLFNTGDDQASYLPYALAALPYLLTSFGYHGNIPGLVKYYRKDSGSVVRSLVYGTLLALAIYILWQYVIQGNIARDAFKQVIAEGGNIGSLLKQMGNVSSSQTVSQLLNAFSYMALASSFLGVSLGLFDYLADFCKFKDDAVGRSKTALVTFVPPTLAALLFPNGFLYAIGFAGLAATVWAVIVPALMARASRRRYPQAGYRAPGGNGVILFVILFGLINAAAHILSLFGLLPVFR